CGGATCCCCGGCCTGGCGCAGCAGCTGTGGAAACTGCTGGCGCGCCTGTTGCCAGGCCAGCAGCTCACCCGGGGAGGAGGTTTTCAGGTATACCCCGGTGCTGACCAGTATCAGCACCAGGGCGCCGGGGATCAGGCTCCGGCGGCGAAACCGGCCCCCGGCGGGCTGCCCGGCGTCGTCCGTCTCGGGAATGTCGTTTAGCAGCGTGCGCTGCAGCTCCACCACCAGCGGATCATCCGGCCCGTGGCCTTCCCGCGCCAGCTCCTGCAACCGCGACTGATAAAAACGCCGGTTCAGGGCGCTGCGCGCCGTAACATGACGGGCAGACCAGGGGAAAAACAGCACCCCCAGGGCCCCCAGGAGCAGTAACAGGGCCACAATAATTACCGGGCTCATTGATCTTTTCCTTTGCTGAGTAATTGCGCCAGACGCTGGCGTTCACGCTCATCCAGCGCCACCCGCTTCCCGGCCCGGCGCCGGGTGCCAGCAAGCAGCACCCCACACCCGGCCACAACAAACAGCAGCGGCACCGCCCACAGGGCTACCGTGGCCGGGGTCAGCGGCGGATCGTAACTGACAAAATTGCCGTAGCGGGCCACCATATAGTCAATGATCTGCTGGCGGGTTTTCCCCTCCTGGAGCAGCTGGTACACCTTCGCGCGCATATCGGCGGCAATCATTGCGTCTGAGTCGGCCACGCTGTTGTTCTGGCATTTCGGGCAGCGCAGCTGGGCGGTTATCTCGCGAAACTGCTGCTCCTGCGCCGGGGTGCTGAACTGCCAGGTGTCAATCGCCGCCAGCGCCTGCCAGGCCAGCAGTAAGCCACACAGCACCAGTAACCCGCGCTTCATGATCCGGCCTCGCGGTTCGTTTGCTCCCACAGGGGTTTTAACTGCTGTTGCCAGACGCTGTCATCCAGCGCACCGGCGTGACGCCAGCGGACAATGCCCTTACCGTCGATAAGAAACGTCTCCGGCGCGCCGTAGACCCCCAGATCCATCCCCAGCATACCGTTACCGTCAAACAGGCTCAGGCTATAGGGGTTACCGTAGTCTTTCAGCCAGTTCAGCGCTTTCTGGCGGGTGTCTTTATAGTTCATGCCCACAATTCGTACCCCCTGGCCCGCCAGCTGGTTCAGAAACTGGTGCTCCGCGTGGCAGGTGGGGCACCAGGTGGCCCAGACATTCAGCAGCAGCGGTTTACCGGTGATCAGCGCCTCACGCCCGAGGGCCTCCCCCGGGTTTGCCAGCGTCTGGAGCCGGAAGGCCGGTAGCGGCTTGCCGACCAGCGCCGACTCCAGCCGGGTGGGGTCGTCCCCCTGGGCGTTTTTCATCAGTTGCCACATCAGGGCCGCCGCCAGGGCCAGAAACAGCACCAGCGGAATAAATAACCATTTACGATTCACTGTGCCTCCCGGTGCCTGAAAGCGCGGTAACGGGGATCGAGCATGCAGCACAGCCCGCCCAGGGCCATCAGAACGCCCCCGTACCAGATCCAGCGCACAAAGGGTTTGTAATACAGGCGCACCGCCCAGCTGCCGTCCTCCAGCTCTTCCCCCAGGGCGGCATACAGATCCCGGGTCAGACCGCCGTCAATGGCCGCTTCGGTCATCATCATCTGGCTGGCGCTGTAAAAACGCTTCTCCGCATAGAGGGTGGTTTCCGGTTTGCCGTTCCGGCTTACGCTAAATACCCCCATGCCGCCGCTCCAGTTCGGGCCGACAATATCGCGCACTCCCTGGAACTCAAAATGGTACTGGTGGATATCCAGCGTATCCCCGGTTTTCATGCGCACATCGCGCTCCACGCTGTACTGGGTGCTGAACGCAATACCGATAACCGTTACCGCGACCCCGATATGGCCGAGCACCATCCCCCACTGGCTGCGGCTCTGGTGCAGCAGCCCGCGCCAGAAGCCGTGGCGGTGGGTGGCCCGCTCATGCAGTTCGATCAGCGCCAGCACCAGTACCCACAGGGCCATCATCAGGCCGGTCACGGTAATGGCGACGATCCGGTCCCCCAGCCACCAGGGGAGCACCAGCGCCAGCACCAGGCTCACCGCCAGGGCCAGCCCCAGGCGCCTTAACTGGCGCCCGATATCGTCCCGCCGCCAGCGGATCAGCGGCCCGACCCCCAGCAGCAGGGCAAAGGGCACCATTAATACCGTAAACAGGGTATTGAAGAAGGGCTCCCCCACAGAGATGCTGCCAAGCCCCATCTCCTTATGGACCAGGGGCAACAGCGTGCCGAGCAGCACCACCAGCATGGCGGCCACCAGCAGAATATTGTTCCCCAGCAGAAAGCTCTCCCGGGACCAGAGCTGGTGCCCGACCCGCCCGCGCACGGCCCCGCCCCGCAGGGCGTAGAGCAGCAGCGAGCCGCCAATCACAATCACCAGCAGCGCCAGAATAAACATCCCCCGGGCCGGATCAGAGGCAAACGCATGGACCGATACCAGCACCCCGGA
This Shimwellia blattae DSM 4481 = NBRC 105725 DNA region includes the following protein-coding sequences:
- a CDS encoding DsbE family thiol:disulfide interchange protein: MNRKWLFIPLVLFLALAAALMWQLMKNAQGDDPTRLESALVGKPLPAFRLQTLANPGEALGREALITGKPLLLNVWATWCPTCHAEHQFLNQLAGQGVRIVGMNYKDTRQKALNWLKDYGNPYSLSLFDGNGMLGMDLGVYGAPETFLIDGKGIVRWRHAGALDDSVWQQQLKPLWEQTNREAGS
- a CDS encoding heme lyase CcmF/NrfE family subunit produces the protein MIPELGNYLLCLGLSVALLLAVYPLWGAWRGQARLMALARPLALVQFVAVLLAFLILAYAFITCDFSVRYVADNANSALPVWYRIAATWGSHEGSLLLWVLLMSGWTAAVALFSRQMPLDAVARVLAVMGMISAGFLLFILFTSNPFTRTLPGYPADGRDLNPLLQDVGMIFHPPILYMGYVGFSVAFAFAIASLLAGRLDTAWARWSRPWTQAAWLFLTLGIVLGSAWAYYELGWGGWWFWDPVENASLMPWLVGTALMHSLAVTEKRGSFRAWTALLAIIAFSLCLLGTFLVRSGVLVSVHAFASDPARGMFILALLVIVIGGSLLLYALRGGAVRGRVGHQLWSRESFLLGNNILLVAAMLVVLLGTLLPLVHKEMGLGSISVGEPFFNTLFTVLMVPFALLLGVGPLIRWRRDDIGRQLRRLGLALAVSLVLALVLPWWLGDRIVAITVTGLMMALWVLVLALIELHERATHRHGFWRGLLHQSRSQWGMVLGHIGVAVTVIGIAFSTQYSVERDVRMKTGDTLDIHQYHFEFQGVRDIVGPNWSGGMGVFSVSRNGKPETTLYAEKRFYSASQMMMTEAAIDGGLTRDLYAALGEELEDGSWAVRLYYKPFVRWIWYGGVLMALGGLCCMLDPRYRAFRHREAQ
- a CDS encoding cytochrome c-type biogenesis protein; amino-acid sequence: MKRGLLVLCGLLLAWQALAAIDTWQFSTPAQEQQFREITAQLRCPKCQNNSVADSDAMIAADMRAKVYQLLQEGKTRQQIIDYMVARYGNFVSYDPPLTPATVALWAVPLLFVVAGCGVLLAGTRRRAGKRVALDERERQRLAQLLSKGKDQ